From Homalodisca vitripennis isolate AUS2020 chromosome 1, UT_GWSS_2.1, whole genome shotgun sequence, the proteins below share one genomic window:
- the LOC124371735 gene encoding protein preli-like, translating into MVRYSEWKDVLEHSWDQVAQAFWRRYPNPESVHVLSEDTLSREVRDGKLYTKRLFTKTNIPPKWAERIISSRVVKILEESVVDPKEKQITTYTRNIGYTKVMNIVEKVVYKVSDEDASLTVAERSAWVESKMFGLSRAIEAFGIDRFRKNTQKAVNGFSYVLNNMFPKTEVISQEDSVNSSSSVSGKEKLMDAAKKATHLAKTKAETIYASASYQPSQT; encoded by the exons ATGGTGAGATATTCTGAATGGAAGGATGTGTTGGAACACAGTTGGGACCAAGTAGCTCAAGCATTCTGGAGGAGATATCCAAACCCAGAAAG TGTGCATGTTTTATCTGAAGACACCCTAAGCCGGGAAGTTCGTGATGGCAAACTCTACACAAAAAGGCTCTTCACCAAGACAAACATTCCACCCAAGTGGGCAGAGAGGATTATCAGTTCTCGGGTTGTCAAGATATTGGAAGAATCTGTTGTGGATCctaaagaaaaacaaattacaacCTACACAAGAAATATTGGATACACCAAGGTCATG aATATTGTGGAAAAGGTTGTTTACAAAGTGAGTGACGAAGATGCCAGCTTGACTGTCGCGGAAAGATCTGCCTGGGTTGAGTCCAAAATGTTCGGATTGAGCAGGGCGATCGAAGCATTTGGCATAGATCGTTTTCGTAAAAACACCCAGAAAGCAGTAAATGGGTTCAGTTATGTACTGAACAATATGTTTCCCAAAACTGAAGTAATATCACAAGAAGACTCTGTCAACTCCAGTTCATCTGTTAGTGGTAAAGAGAAGCTCATGGATGCAGCAAAGAAAGCGACTCACTTGGCAAAAACAAAAGCGGAGACAATTTATGCATCCGCCTCGTACCAACCCAGCCAAACTTGA
- the LOC124371757 gene encoding protein neuralized isoform X2, giving the protein MVVAFRYPSLIVWAPRNSGNNGGTNNLPPVLFHQVHGDNIRISRDGVVARRAESFCKGVTFTNRPIKISEKVYVKFLDVSNNWSGVIRFGFTCNDPSNLRHALPKYACPDLTNKAGYWAKALAERFCERDTVLFYYVTHAGDVHFGINGEEKGIFFSGVETRGQLWAMIDVYGNSTAIELLDARHQLNNSRRSLPVSSGDVSPDVDRLIMPSMAALSIQSSPRIEDVSEQVPPPPRFQQPGAHFSPLPFHRTRGRNVRLSNDRCIASRIDTEFCQGYVFTARPVQLGERIVIQILATEPMYLGALALGLTSCDPSTLQSCDLPDDSDLLLDRPEYWVVSKDVANCPQRGDELAFCITHAGEVQMSKNGGPPSVLMHVDQSLTLWAFLDVYGSTQKIRVLGSSIIEPPRPVCSSPAPVVPSSSRALRVSLPEPGRCAEVVQLGNGVGGGTVLVVNLPPPSTPAPTPALAPAPTSSATLLSTYSHTYIEPVSQSYSTLDSPGMREWAETSVSAPAGSECSICYERTIDSVLYMCGHMCMCYDCAVQQWRGKGGGHCPLCRAVIRDVIRTYKS; this is encoded by the exons ATGGTGGTCGCGTTCCGTTATCCTTCCCTCATCGTCTGGG CGCCCCGCAACTCTGGCAACAATGGCGGTACAAACAACTTGCCACCTGTGTTGTTCCATCAAGTCCATGGTGACAACATCCGTATCTCACGGGATGGTGTGGTGGCTCGCAGAGCAGAGAGCTTCTGTAAAGGAGTCACTTTCACCAATCGTCCTATCAAGATATCAGAGAAG GTATATGTAAAGTTCCTAGATGTATCCAACAACTGGAGTGGAGTCATCAGATTTGGTTTTACATGTAATGACCCCAGCAATTTACGTCACGCTCTTCCTAAATATGCTTGTCCAG ACCTAACAAACAAGGCTGGCTACTGGGCCAAAGCTCTGGCCGAGAGGTTCTGTGAACGGGACACCGTGCTGTTCTACTATGTCACCCACGCAGGTGATGTTCACTTCGGCATCAATGGTGAGGAAAAGGGCATCTTCTTCAGTGGCGTTGAGACGAGAGGGCAGCTCTGGGCGATGATTGATGTCTACGGCAACTCCACTGCCATTGAGTTGCTAGACGCGAGACACCAGCTGAACAACTCACGCCGGAGCTTGCCGGTCAGTAGTGGAGATGTGAGTCCAGATGTGGACAGGCTGATTATGCCGTCGATGGCCGCTCTCAGTATCCAGTCCAGTCCCCGGATAGAAGATGTGTCCGAACAGGTGCCACCGCCACCCAGGTTCCAGCAGCCAGGTGCACACTTCAGTCCTCTGCCATTCCACCGCACGAGGGGCCGGAATGTGAGACTCAGCAATGACCGCTGTATTGCCAGTAGGATAGACACAGAGTTCTGTCAAGGATATGTTTTTACTGCCAGACCTGTCCAACTGGGAGAACGAATTGTCATCCAG ATTCTTGCGACTGAGCCGATGTACCTTGGAGCACTGGCCTTAGGACTAACCAGCTGTGACCCCTCAACCCTCCAGTCTTGTGATCTCCCGGACGATAGTGATCTGCTTCTGGACCGACCCGAGTACTGGGTGGTCAGCAAGGATGTAGCCAACTGCCCACAGCGTGGCGATGAACTGGCTTTCTGCATCACCCATGCAG GTGAGGTACAGATGAGCAAGAATGGAGGACCTCCATCAGTGCTAATGCATGTGGACCAGTCTCTGACTCTCTGGGCATTCTTGGATGTGTACGGTTCAACACAAAAGATCAGGGTCCTTGGCAGCTCCATCATTGAACCTCCTCGTCCAG TGTGCAGCTCCCCTGCGCCTGTGGTACCGTCCAGCAGCAGAGCACTTAGGGTCAGTCTGCCTGAGCCTGGTCGGTGTGCGGAGGTGGTTCAGCTAGGTAATGGTGTAGGCGGTGGCACTGTGCTGGTGGTCAATCTTCCTCCACCCAGCACCCCCGCTCCTACTCCTGCTCTGGCCCCTGCCCCTACGTCGTCTGCCACTCTACTCTCCACGTACAGCCACACTTATATCGAG CCGGTGAGCCAGTCATACTCAACCTTGGACTCACCAGGAATGCGAGAGTGGGCAGAGACGAGTGTCTCAGCACCAGCAGGCAGCGAATGTTCTATATGCTACGAGCGAACCATCGACTCTGTGCTCTACATGTGCGGACATATGTGCATGTGTTACGACTGCGCGGTACAACAGTGGCGTGGAAAGGGAGGTGGTCATTGCCCACTGTGTCGTGCCGTCATACGTGATGTCATCCGCACATACAAGTCCTGA
- the LOC124371757 gene encoding protein neuralized isoform X1, which yields MGFNGSSSPQQRCHCAVDDLLAPLRSKMKVLKKIKRRIGLTPRNSGNNGGTNNLPPVLFHQVHGDNIRISRDGVVARRAESFCKGVTFTNRPIKISEKVYVKFLDVSNNWSGVIRFGFTCNDPSNLRHALPKYACPDLTNKAGYWAKALAERFCERDTVLFYYVTHAGDVHFGINGEEKGIFFSGVETRGQLWAMIDVYGNSTAIELLDARHQLNNSRRSLPVSSGDVSPDVDRLIMPSMAALSIQSSPRIEDVSEQVPPPPRFQQPGAHFSPLPFHRTRGRNVRLSNDRCIASRIDTEFCQGYVFTARPVQLGERIVIQILATEPMYLGALALGLTSCDPSTLQSCDLPDDSDLLLDRPEYWVVSKDVANCPQRGDELAFCITHAGEVQMSKNGGPPSVLMHVDQSLTLWAFLDVYGSTQKIRVLGSSIIEPPRPVCSSPAPVVPSSSRALRVSLPEPGRCAEVVQLGNGVGGGTVLVVNLPPPSTPAPTPALAPAPTSSATLLSTYSHTYIEPVSQSYSTLDSPGMREWAETSVSAPAGSECSICYERTIDSVLYMCGHMCMCYDCAVQQWRGKGGGHCPLCRAVIRDVIRTYKS from the exons CGCCCCGCAACTCTGGCAACAATGGCGGTACAAACAACTTGCCACCTGTGTTGTTCCATCAAGTCCATGGTGACAACATCCGTATCTCACGGGATGGTGTGGTGGCTCGCAGAGCAGAGAGCTTCTGTAAAGGAGTCACTTTCACCAATCGTCCTATCAAGATATCAGAGAAG GTATATGTAAAGTTCCTAGATGTATCCAACAACTGGAGTGGAGTCATCAGATTTGGTTTTACATGTAATGACCCCAGCAATTTACGTCACGCTCTTCCTAAATATGCTTGTCCAG ACCTAACAAACAAGGCTGGCTACTGGGCCAAAGCTCTGGCCGAGAGGTTCTGTGAACGGGACACCGTGCTGTTCTACTATGTCACCCACGCAGGTGATGTTCACTTCGGCATCAATGGTGAGGAAAAGGGCATCTTCTTCAGTGGCGTTGAGACGAGAGGGCAGCTCTGGGCGATGATTGATGTCTACGGCAACTCCACTGCCATTGAGTTGCTAGACGCGAGACACCAGCTGAACAACTCACGCCGGAGCTTGCCGGTCAGTAGTGGAGATGTGAGTCCAGATGTGGACAGGCTGATTATGCCGTCGATGGCCGCTCTCAGTATCCAGTCCAGTCCCCGGATAGAAGATGTGTCCGAACAGGTGCCACCGCCACCCAGGTTCCAGCAGCCAGGTGCACACTTCAGTCCTCTGCCATTCCACCGCACGAGGGGCCGGAATGTGAGACTCAGCAATGACCGCTGTATTGCCAGTAGGATAGACACAGAGTTCTGTCAAGGATATGTTTTTACTGCCAGACCTGTCCAACTGGGAGAACGAATTGTCATCCAG ATTCTTGCGACTGAGCCGATGTACCTTGGAGCACTGGCCTTAGGACTAACCAGCTGTGACCCCTCAACCCTCCAGTCTTGTGATCTCCCGGACGATAGTGATCTGCTTCTGGACCGACCCGAGTACTGGGTGGTCAGCAAGGATGTAGCCAACTGCCCACAGCGTGGCGATGAACTGGCTTTCTGCATCACCCATGCAG GTGAGGTACAGATGAGCAAGAATGGAGGACCTCCATCAGTGCTAATGCATGTGGACCAGTCTCTGACTCTCTGGGCATTCTTGGATGTGTACGGTTCAACACAAAAGATCAGGGTCCTTGGCAGCTCCATCATTGAACCTCCTCGTCCAG TGTGCAGCTCCCCTGCGCCTGTGGTACCGTCCAGCAGCAGAGCACTTAGGGTCAGTCTGCCTGAGCCTGGTCGGTGTGCGGAGGTGGTTCAGCTAGGTAATGGTGTAGGCGGTGGCACTGTGCTGGTGGTCAATCTTCCTCCACCCAGCACCCCCGCTCCTACTCCTGCTCTGGCCCCTGCCCCTACGTCGTCTGCCACTCTACTCTCCACGTACAGCCACACTTATATCGAG CCGGTGAGCCAGTCATACTCAACCTTGGACTCACCAGGAATGCGAGAGTGGGCAGAGACGAGTGTCTCAGCACCAGCAGGCAGCGAATGTTCTATATGCTACGAGCGAACCATCGACTCTGTGCTCTACATGTGCGGACATATGTGCATGTGTTACGACTGCGCGGTACAACAGTGGCGTGGAAAGGGAGGTGGTCATTGCCCACTGTGTCGTGCCGTCATACGTGATGTCATCCGCACATACAAGTCCTGA
- the LOC124371757 gene encoding protein neuralized isoform X3 — MGQTGSSVNQTPRNSGNNGGTNNLPPVLFHQVHGDNIRISRDGVVARRAESFCKGVTFTNRPIKISEKVYVKFLDVSNNWSGVIRFGFTCNDPSNLRHALPKYACPDLTNKAGYWAKALAERFCERDTVLFYYVTHAGDVHFGINGEEKGIFFSGVETRGQLWAMIDVYGNSTAIELLDARHQLNNSRRSLPVSSGDVSPDVDRLIMPSMAALSIQSSPRIEDVSEQVPPPPRFQQPGAHFSPLPFHRTRGRNVRLSNDRCIASRIDTEFCQGYVFTARPVQLGERIVIQILATEPMYLGALALGLTSCDPSTLQSCDLPDDSDLLLDRPEYWVVSKDVANCPQRGDELAFCITHAGEVQMSKNGGPPSVLMHVDQSLTLWAFLDVYGSTQKIRVLGSSIIEPPRPVCSSPAPVVPSSSRALRVSLPEPGRCAEVVQLGNGVGGGTVLVVNLPPPSTPAPTPALAPAPTSSATLLSTYSHTYIEPVSQSYSTLDSPGMREWAETSVSAPAGSECSICYERTIDSVLYMCGHMCMCYDCAVQQWRGKGGGHCPLCRAVIRDVIRTYKS; from the exons CGCCCCGCAACTCTGGCAACAATGGCGGTACAAACAACTTGCCACCTGTGTTGTTCCATCAAGTCCATGGTGACAACATCCGTATCTCACGGGATGGTGTGGTGGCTCGCAGAGCAGAGAGCTTCTGTAAAGGAGTCACTTTCACCAATCGTCCTATCAAGATATCAGAGAAG GTATATGTAAAGTTCCTAGATGTATCCAACAACTGGAGTGGAGTCATCAGATTTGGTTTTACATGTAATGACCCCAGCAATTTACGTCACGCTCTTCCTAAATATGCTTGTCCAG ACCTAACAAACAAGGCTGGCTACTGGGCCAAAGCTCTGGCCGAGAGGTTCTGTGAACGGGACACCGTGCTGTTCTACTATGTCACCCACGCAGGTGATGTTCACTTCGGCATCAATGGTGAGGAAAAGGGCATCTTCTTCAGTGGCGTTGAGACGAGAGGGCAGCTCTGGGCGATGATTGATGTCTACGGCAACTCCACTGCCATTGAGTTGCTAGACGCGAGACACCAGCTGAACAACTCACGCCGGAGCTTGCCGGTCAGTAGTGGAGATGTGAGTCCAGATGTGGACAGGCTGATTATGCCGTCGATGGCCGCTCTCAGTATCCAGTCCAGTCCCCGGATAGAAGATGTGTCCGAACAGGTGCCACCGCCACCCAGGTTCCAGCAGCCAGGTGCACACTTCAGTCCTCTGCCATTCCACCGCACGAGGGGCCGGAATGTGAGACTCAGCAATGACCGCTGTATTGCCAGTAGGATAGACACAGAGTTCTGTCAAGGATATGTTTTTACTGCCAGACCTGTCCAACTGGGAGAACGAATTGTCATCCAG ATTCTTGCGACTGAGCCGATGTACCTTGGAGCACTGGCCTTAGGACTAACCAGCTGTGACCCCTCAACCCTCCAGTCTTGTGATCTCCCGGACGATAGTGATCTGCTTCTGGACCGACCCGAGTACTGGGTGGTCAGCAAGGATGTAGCCAACTGCCCACAGCGTGGCGATGAACTGGCTTTCTGCATCACCCATGCAG GTGAGGTACAGATGAGCAAGAATGGAGGACCTCCATCAGTGCTAATGCATGTGGACCAGTCTCTGACTCTCTGGGCATTCTTGGATGTGTACGGTTCAACACAAAAGATCAGGGTCCTTGGCAGCTCCATCATTGAACCTCCTCGTCCAG TGTGCAGCTCCCCTGCGCCTGTGGTACCGTCCAGCAGCAGAGCACTTAGGGTCAGTCTGCCTGAGCCTGGTCGGTGTGCGGAGGTGGTTCAGCTAGGTAATGGTGTAGGCGGTGGCACTGTGCTGGTGGTCAATCTTCCTCCACCCAGCACCCCCGCTCCTACTCCTGCTCTGGCCCCTGCCCCTACGTCGTCTGCCACTCTACTCTCCACGTACAGCCACACTTATATCGAG CCGGTGAGCCAGTCATACTCAACCTTGGACTCACCAGGAATGCGAGAGTGGGCAGAGACGAGTGTCTCAGCACCAGCAGGCAGCGAATGTTCTATATGCTACGAGCGAACCATCGACTCTGTGCTCTACATGTGCGGACATATGTGCATGTGTTACGACTGCGCGGTACAACAGTGGCGTGGAAAGGGAGGTGGTCATTGCCCACTGTGTCGTGCCGTCATACGTGATGTCATCCGCACATACAAGTCCTGA